One window of Toxotes jaculatrix isolate fToxJac2 chromosome 19, fToxJac2.pri, whole genome shotgun sequence genomic DNA carries:
- the LOC121199545 gene encoding protein EFR3 homolog B isoform X3, producing the protein MPLPAPDVPASQRLALDCRTLLDHRIGKGVCGCCGALRPRYKRLVDNIFPEDPEDGLVKANMEKLTFYALSAPEKLDRIGAYLSERLSRDVARHRYGYVCIAMEALDQLLMACHCQSINLFVESFLKMVRKLLESDKPSLQILGTNSFVKFANIEEDTPSYHRSYDFFVSRFSEMCHSSYEDPDIRTKIRMAGIKGLQGVVRKTVNDELQANIWDPQHMDKIVPSLLFNLQSGERTESRSPSPLQASEKEKESPVELTERCFRELLGRAAYGNIKNAITPVLMHLDNHSLWEGKTFAVRCFKIIMYSIQSQHSHLVIQQLLGHLDANSKNSATVRAGIVEVLLEAAAIAASGSVGPTVLEVFNTLLRQLRLSVDYELTGSYDGSTNIGTKIIKAHEERQLQEAVIRTIGSFANTLPTYQRSEVMLFIMGKIPVPGVHLALPSTGSGPEGTRMIQVMLLKSLVQVTAGFQTTNMLTALPSSFLEPLLSFSLTEDPEVRLLVLQILLSLIDRHDNRPKFSNISSISDISVLKLKVDKCSRQDNLFMKKHGQQLYRHIYLGCKEQSSGRQHYEALFALLGLLSVELANEEVVVDLIRLAVALQDLALSTDEALPVYNRCAVHALAAAYLNLICQLTTVPAFCQHIHEVIEVRQKESPYLLPEDVFVDNPKLPSSLEKVEGDVLFLQSKITEVLGGSGYNTERLATPYVPQYTDEDRLSKRKSIGETISLQVEVESRNSPEKEERTPAEEITFETLKNAIVDSVGMEEQERERRRQVVEKFQKAPFEEIAAHCGARATLLQSKLNQIFEITIRPPPSPSGTISSGYGQTQSRSVPIYEMKFPDLCVY; encoded by the exons GATGGGCTGGTGAAAGCCAACATGGAGAAGCTGACATTCTACGCCCTGTCAGCTCCAGAGAAGCTCGACCGTATCGGAGCCTACCTGTCTGAGAGACTGTCCAGGGATGTGGCCCGACACAGATACGG GTATGTGTGCATAGCCATGGAAGCCCTGGACCAGCTGCTGATGGCCTGCCACTgtcagagcatcaacctgtttgTGGAGAGCTTTCTTAAGATGGTGCGCAAGCTGCTAGAGTCAGACAAACCCAGCCTACAGATCCTGGGAACCAACTCG ttTGTGAAGTTTGCCAACATAGAAGAGGATACGCCATCATATCACCGCAGCTATGACTTCTTCGTGTCGCGCTTCAGTGAGATGTGCCACTCCAGCTATGAGGACCCTGACATCCGCACCAA AATCCGCATGGCAGGTATCAAGGGCCTGCAGGGTGTGGTGAGGAAGACTGTGAATGATGAGCTACAGGCTAACATCTGGGACCCTCAGCACATGGACAAGATTGTCCCCTCTCTGCTTTTCAACCTGCAGAGTGGAGAGCGTACAGAAAG CCGCTCCCCCTCTCCGCTGCAGGCAtcggagaaggagaaggaaagcCCGGTGGAGCTGACAGAGCGCTGCTTCAGGGAGCTGCTGGGACGAGCCGCCTATGGCAACATCAAGAATGCCATCACACCCGTGCTGAT GCACTTAGATAACCACTCTCTATGGGAGGGGAAGACCTTTGCGGTGCGTTGCTTCAAAATCATCATGTACTCCATCCAG TCCCAGCACTCTCACTTGGTAATCCAGCAGCTTCTCGGTCACCTGGATGCCAACAGCAAGAACTCGGCCACAGTGCGAGCTGGGATTGTGGAAGTTTTGCTGGAGGCAGCCGCCATTGCGGCCAGCGGCTCTGTAG GCCCGACAGTTTTGGAGGTCTTCAACACCCTGCTGCGGCAGCTTCGTCTCAGTGTGGACTACGAGTTGACCGGCTCCTACGACGGCAGCACCAACATCGGCACCAAGATCATCAAAGCTCATGAGGAGAGGCAACTGCAGGAGGCTGTCATCAGGACCATCG gttcATTTGCCAACACACTACCAACATACCAGCGGTCAGAGGTCATGCTCTTCATTATGGGCAAGATCCCTGTCCCTGGGGTTCACCTAGCTCTGCCGTCCACAGGCTCTGG GCCTGAGGGCACCAGGATGATTCAGGTGATGTTACTTAAGTCCTTGGTCCAG GTGACAGCGGGTTTCCAGACCACCAACATGCTGACAGCACTGCCCAGCTCTTTCCTGGAGCCGCTGCTATCCTTCTCTCTAACTGAGGATCCAGAGGTTCGACTGCTGGTGCTCCAAATCCTTCTCAGTCTCATCGACCGGCACGACAACAGGCCCAAGTTTTCCAACATTAG cagcatctcGGACATCTCTGTGCTCAAGCTCAAAGTTGACAAGTGTTCCAGGCAGGACAACTTATTCATGAAAAAG CACGGCCAGCAGCTGTACCGACACATCTACTTGGGCTGCAAGGAGCAGAGCAGTGGTCGGCAACACTACGAGGCCCTTTTTGCTCTGCTGGGCCTTCTCAGCGTGGAGCTGGCAAAtgaagaggtggtggtggacCTCATTCGCCTGGCAGTCGCGTTGCAG GACCTGGCTCTGTCCACCGACGAGGCTCTGCCTGTTTATAACCGCTGTGCTGTTCATGCCCTCGCCGCCGCCTACCTCAACCTCATCTGCCAGCTCACCACCGTCCCAGCCTTCTGCCAGCACATACACGAG GTAATTGAggtcagacagaaagaaagccCCTACCTTTTGCCCGAGGATGTCTTTGTTGATAACCCCAA GCTGCCTTCCTCACTGGAGAAGGTAGAAGGGGATGTGTTGTTCCTGCAGTCAAAGATCACTGAGGTGCTTGGAGGTAGTGGTTACAACACAGAGAGACTGGCTACGCCTTATGTCCCGCAGTATACAG ATGAAGACCGTTTGTCCAAGAGAAAGAGCATTGGTGAGACCATCTCGCTCCAGGTGGAGGTGGAGTCCCGAAACAGTCcagagaaagaagag AGGACTCCAGCAGAGGAGATCACATTTGAAACCCTGAAAAATGCCATTG TGGACAGTGTGGGtatggaggagcaggagagggagcggAGGAGACAAGTGGTGGAGAAGTTTCAGAAGGCCCCCTTCGAGGAAATAGCTGCCCACTGCGGTGCCAGG GCCACTCTACTGCAGAGCAAACTAAATCAGATCTTTGAGATTACAATCAG ACCCCCACCCAGCCCATCTGGAACCATTTCATCAGGTTACGGCCAAACTCAGAGTCGATCTGTACCCATCTACGAGATGAAGTTTCCTGACCTTTGTGTGTACTAA
- the LOC121199545 gene encoding protein EFR3 homolog B isoform X2, giving the protein MTGVCGCCGALRPRYKRLVDNIFPEDPEDGLVKANMEKLTFYALSAPEKLDRIGAYLSERLSRDVARHRYGYVCIAMEALDQLLMACHCQSINLFVESFLKMVRKLLESDKPSLQILGTNSFVKFANIEEDTPSYHRSYDFFVSRFSEMCHSSYEDPDIRTKIRMAGIKGLQGVVRKTVNDELQANIWDPQHMDKIVPSLLFNLQSGERTESRSPSPLQASEKEKESPVELTERCFRELLGRAAYGNIKNAITPVLMHLDNHSLWEGKTFAVRCFKIIMYSIQSQHSHLVIQQLLGHLDANSKNSATVRAGIVEVLLEAAAIAASGSVGPTVLEVFNTLLRQLRLSVDYELTGSYDGSTNIGTKIIKAHEERQLQEAVIRTIGSFANTLPTYQRSEVMLFIMGKIPVPGVHLALPSTGSGPEGTRMIQVMLLKSLVQVTAGFQTTNMLTALPSSFLEPLLSFSLTEDPEVRLLVLQILLSLIDRHDNRPKFSNISSISDISVLKLKVDKCSRQDNLFMKKHGQQLYRHIYLGCKEQSSGRQHYEALFALLGLLSVELANEEVVVDLIRLAVALQDLALSTDEALPVYNRCAVHALAAAYLNLICQLTTVPAFCQHIHEVIEVRQKESPYLLPEDVFVDNPKLPSSLEKVEGDVLFLQSKITEVLGGSGYNTERLATPYVPQYTDEDRLSKRKSIGETISLQVEVESRNSPEKEERTPAEEITFETLKNAIVDSVGMEEQERERRRQVVEKFQKAPFEEIAAHCGARATLLQSKLNQIFEITIRPPPSPSGTISSGYGQTQSRSVPIYEMKFPDLCVY; this is encoded by the exons GATGGGCTGGTGAAAGCCAACATGGAGAAGCTGACATTCTACGCCCTGTCAGCTCCAGAGAAGCTCGACCGTATCGGAGCCTACCTGTCTGAGAGACTGTCCAGGGATGTGGCCCGACACAGATACGG GTATGTGTGCATAGCCATGGAAGCCCTGGACCAGCTGCTGATGGCCTGCCACTgtcagagcatcaacctgtttgTGGAGAGCTTTCTTAAGATGGTGCGCAAGCTGCTAGAGTCAGACAAACCCAGCCTACAGATCCTGGGAACCAACTCG ttTGTGAAGTTTGCCAACATAGAAGAGGATACGCCATCATATCACCGCAGCTATGACTTCTTCGTGTCGCGCTTCAGTGAGATGTGCCACTCCAGCTATGAGGACCCTGACATCCGCACCAA AATCCGCATGGCAGGTATCAAGGGCCTGCAGGGTGTGGTGAGGAAGACTGTGAATGATGAGCTACAGGCTAACATCTGGGACCCTCAGCACATGGACAAGATTGTCCCCTCTCTGCTTTTCAACCTGCAGAGTGGAGAGCGTACAGAAAG CCGCTCCCCCTCTCCGCTGCAGGCAtcggagaaggagaaggaaagcCCGGTGGAGCTGACAGAGCGCTGCTTCAGGGAGCTGCTGGGACGAGCCGCCTATGGCAACATCAAGAATGCCATCACACCCGTGCTGAT GCACTTAGATAACCACTCTCTATGGGAGGGGAAGACCTTTGCGGTGCGTTGCTTCAAAATCATCATGTACTCCATCCAG TCCCAGCACTCTCACTTGGTAATCCAGCAGCTTCTCGGTCACCTGGATGCCAACAGCAAGAACTCGGCCACAGTGCGAGCTGGGATTGTGGAAGTTTTGCTGGAGGCAGCCGCCATTGCGGCCAGCGGCTCTGTAG GCCCGACAGTTTTGGAGGTCTTCAACACCCTGCTGCGGCAGCTTCGTCTCAGTGTGGACTACGAGTTGACCGGCTCCTACGACGGCAGCACCAACATCGGCACCAAGATCATCAAAGCTCATGAGGAGAGGCAACTGCAGGAGGCTGTCATCAGGACCATCG gttcATTTGCCAACACACTACCAACATACCAGCGGTCAGAGGTCATGCTCTTCATTATGGGCAAGATCCCTGTCCCTGGGGTTCACCTAGCTCTGCCGTCCACAGGCTCTGG GCCTGAGGGCACCAGGATGATTCAGGTGATGTTACTTAAGTCCTTGGTCCAG GTGACAGCGGGTTTCCAGACCACCAACATGCTGACAGCACTGCCCAGCTCTTTCCTGGAGCCGCTGCTATCCTTCTCTCTAACTGAGGATCCAGAGGTTCGACTGCTGGTGCTCCAAATCCTTCTCAGTCTCATCGACCGGCACGACAACAGGCCCAAGTTTTCCAACATTAG cagcatctcGGACATCTCTGTGCTCAAGCTCAAAGTTGACAAGTGTTCCAGGCAGGACAACTTATTCATGAAAAAG CACGGCCAGCAGCTGTACCGACACATCTACTTGGGCTGCAAGGAGCAGAGCAGTGGTCGGCAACACTACGAGGCCCTTTTTGCTCTGCTGGGCCTTCTCAGCGTGGAGCTGGCAAAtgaagaggtggtggtggacCTCATTCGCCTGGCAGTCGCGTTGCAG GACCTGGCTCTGTCCACCGACGAGGCTCTGCCTGTTTATAACCGCTGTGCTGTTCATGCCCTCGCCGCCGCCTACCTCAACCTCATCTGCCAGCTCACCACCGTCCCAGCCTTCTGCCAGCACATACACGAG GTAATTGAggtcagacagaaagaaagccCCTACCTTTTGCCCGAGGATGTCTTTGTTGATAACCCCAA GCTGCCTTCCTCACTGGAGAAGGTAGAAGGGGATGTGTTGTTCCTGCAGTCAAAGATCACTGAGGTGCTTGGAGGTAGTGGTTACAACACAGAGAGACTGGCTACGCCTTATGTCCCGCAGTATACAG ATGAAGACCGTTTGTCCAAGAGAAAGAGCATTGGTGAGACCATCTCGCTCCAGGTGGAGGTGGAGTCCCGAAACAGTCcagagaaagaagag AGGACTCCAGCAGAGGAGATCACATTTGAAACCCTGAAAAATGCCATTG TGGACAGTGTGGGtatggaggagcaggagagggagcggAGGAGACAAGTGGTGGAGAAGTTTCAGAAGGCCCCCTTCGAGGAAATAGCTGCCCACTGCGGTGCCAGG GCCACTCTACTGCAGAGCAAACTAAATCAGATCTTTGAGATTACAATCAG ACCCCCACCCAGCCCATCTGGAACCATTTCATCAGGTTACGGCCAAACTCAGAGTCGATCTGTACCCATCTACGAGATGAAGTTTCCTGACCTTTGTGTGTACTAA
- the LOC121199545 gene encoding protein EFR3 homolog B isoform X1 encodes MFIFGVCGCCGALRPRYKRLVDNIFPEDPEDGLVKANMEKLTFYALSAPEKLDRIGAYLSERLSRDVARHRYGYVCIAMEALDQLLMACHCQSINLFVESFLKMVRKLLESDKPSLQILGTNSFVKFANIEEDTPSYHRSYDFFVSRFSEMCHSSYEDPDIRTKIRMAGIKGLQGVVRKTVNDELQANIWDPQHMDKIVPSLLFNLQSGERTESRSPSPLQASEKEKESPVELTERCFRELLGRAAYGNIKNAITPVLMHLDNHSLWEGKTFAVRCFKIIMYSIQSQHSHLVIQQLLGHLDANSKNSATVRAGIVEVLLEAAAIAASGSVGPTVLEVFNTLLRQLRLSVDYELTGSYDGSTNIGTKIIKAHEERQLQEAVIRTIGSFANTLPTYQRSEVMLFIMGKIPVPGVHLALPSTGSGPEGTRMIQVMLLKSLVQVTAGFQTTNMLTALPSSFLEPLLSFSLTEDPEVRLLVLQILLSLIDRHDNRPKFSNISSISDISVLKLKVDKCSRQDNLFMKKHGQQLYRHIYLGCKEQSSGRQHYEALFALLGLLSVELANEEVVVDLIRLAVALQDLALSTDEALPVYNRCAVHALAAAYLNLICQLTTVPAFCQHIHEVIEVRQKESPYLLPEDVFVDNPKLPSSLEKVEGDVLFLQSKITEVLGGSGYNTERLATPYVPQYTDEDRLSKRKSIGETISLQVEVESRNSPEKEERTPAEEITFETLKNAIVDSVGMEEQERERRRQVVEKFQKAPFEEIAAHCGARATLLQSKLNQIFEITIRPPPSPSGTISSGYGQTQSRSVPIYEMKFPDLCVY; translated from the exons GATGGGCTGGTGAAAGCCAACATGGAGAAGCTGACATTCTACGCCCTGTCAGCTCCAGAGAAGCTCGACCGTATCGGAGCCTACCTGTCTGAGAGACTGTCCAGGGATGTGGCCCGACACAGATACGG GTATGTGTGCATAGCCATGGAAGCCCTGGACCAGCTGCTGATGGCCTGCCACTgtcagagcatcaacctgtttgTGGAGAGCTTTCTTAAGATGGTGCGCAAGCTGCTAGAGTCAGACAAACCCAGCCTACAGATCCTGGGAACCAACTCG ttTGTGAAGTTTGCCAACATAGAAGAGGATACGCCATCATATCACCGCAGCTATGACTTCTTCGTGTCGCGCTTCAGTGAGATGTGCCACTCCAGCTATGAGGACCCTGACATCCGCACCAA AATCCGCATGGCAGGTATCAAGGGCCTGCAGGGTGTGGTGAGGAAGACTGTGAATGATGAGCTACAGGCTAACATCTGGGACCCTCAGCACATGGACAAGATTGTCCCCTCTCTGCTTTTCAACCTGCAGAGTGGAGAGCGTACAGAAAG CCGCTCCCCCTCTCCGCTGCAGGCAtcggagaaggagaaggaaagcCCGGTGGAGCTGACAGAGCGCTGCTTCAGGGAGCTGCTGGGACGAGCCGCCTATGGCAACATCAAGAATGCCATCACACCCGTGCTGAT GCACTTAGATAACCACTCTCTATGGGAGGGGAAGACCTTTGCGGTGCGTTGCTTCAAAATCATCATGTACTCCATCCAG TCCCAGCACTCTCACTTGGTAATCCAGCAGCTTCTCGGTCACCTGGATGCCAACAGCAAGAACTCGGCCACAGTGCGAGCTGGGATTGTGGAAGTTTTGCTGGAGGCAGCCGCCATTGCGGCCAGCGGCTCTGTAG GCCCGACAGTTTTGGAGGTCTTCAACACCCTGCTGCGGCAGCTTCGTCTCAGTGTGGACTACGAGTTGACCGGCTCCTACGACGGCAGCACCAACATCGGCACCAAGATCATCAAAGCTCATGAGGAGAGGCAACTGCAGGAGGCTGTCATCAGGACCATCG gttcATTTGCCAACACACTACCAACATACCAGCGGTCAGAGGTCATGCTCTTCATTATGGGCAAGATCCCTGTCCCTGGGGTTCACCTAGCTCTGCCGTCCACAGGCTCTGG GCCTGAGGGCACCAGGATGATTCAGGTGATGTTACTTAAGTCCTTGGTCCAG GTGACAGCGGGTTTCCAGACCACCAACATGCTGACAGCACTGCCCAGCTCTTTCCTGGAGCCGCTGCTATCCTTCTCTCTAACTGAGGATCCAGAGGTTCGACTGCTGGTGCTCCAAATCCTTCTCAGTCTCATCGACCGGCACGACAACAGGCCCAAGTTTTCCAACATTAG cagcatctcGGACATCTCTGTGCTCAAGCTCAAAGTTGACAAGTGTTCCAGGCAGGACAACTTATTCATGAAAAAG CACGGCCAGCAGCTGTACCGACACATCTACTTGGGCTGCAAGGAGCAGAGCAGTGGTCGGCAACACTACGAGGCCCTTTTTGCTCTGCTGGGCCTTCTCAGCGTGGAGCTGGCAAAtgaagaggtggtggtggacCTCATTCGCCTGGCAGTCGCGTTGCAG GACCTGGCTCTGTCCACCGACGAGGCTCTGCCTGTTTATAACCGCTGTGCTGTTCATGCCCTCGCCGCCGCCTACCTCAACCTCATCTGCCAGCTCACCACCGTCCCAGCCTTCTGCCAGCACATACACGAG GTAATTGAggtcagacagaaagaaagccCCTACCTTTTGCCCGAGGATGTCTTTGTTGATAACCCCAA GCTGCCTTCCTCACTGGAGAAGGTAGAAGGGGATGTGTTGTTCCTGCAGTCAAAGATCACTGAGGTGCTTGGAGGTAGTGGTTACAACACAGAGAGACTGGCTACGCCTTATGTCCCGCAGTATACAG ATGAAGACCGTTTGTCCAAGAGAAAGAGCATTGGTGAGACCATCTCGCTCCAGGTGGAGGTGGAGTCCCGAAACAGTCcagagaaagaagag AGGACTCCAGCAGAGGAGATCACATTTGAAACCCTGAAAAATGCCATTG TGGACAGTGTGGGtatggaggagcaggagagggagcggAGGAGACAAGTGGTGGAGAAGTTTCAGAAGGCCCCCTTCGAGGAAATAGCTGCCCACTGCGGTGCCAGG GCCACTCTACTGCAGAGCAAACTAAATCAGATCTTTGAGATTACAATCAG ACCCCCACCCAGCCCATCTGGAACCATTTCATCAGGTTACGGCCAAACTCAGAGTCGATCTGTACCCATCTACGAGATGAAGTTTCCTGACCTTTGTGTGTACTAA